One window from the genome of Candidatus Synechococcus calcipolaris G9 encodes:
- the accD gene encoding acetyl-CoA carboxylase, carboxyltransferase subunit beta has product MSLFDWFANRRKETAIAPAQQEREIADGLWTKCESCGVMTYTKDLYSHQLVCPECGHHHRVGSHERIQQLIDPHTWSPLDEHLVSCDPLQFKDRKPYSDRLREYQDKTGLKDAVQTGLGKLANQPVALGVMDFTFMGGSMGSVVGEKITRLIERATWENLPLVLVCASGGARMQEGMLSLVQMAKTSAALERHRESGLLYIPVLTHPTTGGVTASFAMLGDIIIAEPKATIAFAGRRVIEQTLREKLPDDFQTAEFVLHCGFVDMIIPRTELKESLARLIRLHHPSDRPRPGRPTLPSRPLATVAD; this is encoded by the coding sequence ATGTCTTTATTTGACTGGTTTGCTAATCGTCGTAAAGAAACTGCTATTGCTCCAGCCCAGCAGGAGCGGGAAATTGCCGATGGACTCTGGACCAAGTGTGAATCCTGCGGCGTGATGACCTACACCAAAGATCTTTACAGCCATCAATTGGTTTGTCCTGAGTGTGGCCACCACCACCGAGTCGGTAGTCATGAACGGATTCAGCAACTCATTGACCCCCACACCTGGTCTCCCCTAGATGAGCATCTGGTGAGTTGTGACCCCCTGCAATTTAAGGATCGTAAGCCCTACAGCGATCGCCTACGGGAATACCAGGATAAAACAGGCTTAAAGGATGCCGTCCAAACCGGTCTAGGGAAATTGGCCAACCAACCCGTCGCCCTAGGGGTGATGGATTTCACCTTTATGGGGGGGAGTATGGGATCCGTGGTGGGGGAAAAAATCACCCGCCTGATTGAACGGGCCACCTGGGAAAATTTGCCCCTCGTGCTGGTGTGTGCCTCTGGGGGGGCGCGGATGCAGGAGGGAATGCTAAGCCTGGTGCAAATGGCCAAAACCTCGGCGGCCCTAGAGCGGCATCGGGAATCCGGTTTACTCTATATCCCCGTCTTGACCCATCCCACCACCGGCGGTGTCACGGCTAGCTTTGCCATGCTCGGAGATATTATTATTGCTGAACCCAAGGCAACGATTGCCTTCGCCGGACGGCGTGTGATTGAGCAGACCCTGCGGGAAAAATTACCTGATGATTTCCAGACGGCGGAATTTGTGCTTCATTGTGGTTTTGTGGATATGATTATCCCGCGCACTGAGCTAAAAGAATCCCTCGCCCGTTTGATCCGCCTGCACCACCCTAGCGATCGCCCCCGGCCTGGCCGGCCGACTTTGCCATCCCGCCCCCTGGCAACCGTTGCTGATTAG
- a CDS encoding EAL domain-containing protein encodes MIPGQFEHYTELLANYTDDLICIHEADGTYLYLTPSSESLLGYRPEELVGKSPYALFHPDDSEKVRTGAHQLSLQGVTDLTITYRIRKKNGSYIWFETLTHPIADERHEVMFLITTSRDITQRKQVEGQLQASQELLEAFFSQSLDGCFFMMLDRPINWDNHIDKDAILNYVFEHQRITRVNQALAKQHRLPREELLGLTPLDCFADDLGKARQFWRALFDLGTLYTELELKRRDGSSFWIEGNYVCLYDDQGCIRGHFAVQRDITDRRRMQGQLEQKNQELELFFNSSLDLFTIADTEGYFHRLNQEWENVLGYGLAELTGVRFLDFVHPEDIDQTEAAIATLKENSPILNFSNRYRCKDGSYRWLEWRSFPFQGLIYASARDITDQRNFALRLETAYRQTSEILESMSDSFFAVDADFHITYANQHFCDTFALEKTDVLDQNLWDIFPGAVGTIFEEQIQRALREQTSVKFEALYSPLERWFSVQIYTTPTGLAIFFQDVSDRINANLALERRNQQAELLLNLTLAIRQSLDLDEVLQTTLDEIRHLLGIDRTIIYKFNPDWSGIIAKESVSQHKFLLLGQVFNDPCFGANYIEPYCQGWVVAIDDIYTAEMTACYREFLESIQVRANLVVPVIQGDRLWGLLLCQHCTGPRPWSQDEIELLRQLGEQLGIAIQRAELVTALNQEKERYRRVLEAQTELLYRCRPDGVLTFANPAFFRYVGCQNDTCEIGHAFEHPFDQVDRDRFAHHLQALTIEHPIRTIECSVTLANGSHQWYEWTNRAIFDPQGNCVEYQCLGRDITKQKIIEERLIHDALHDGLTGLPNRVLLTDRLIQCWQRYQRHQRQEFQPSSNKIDLPPYGDRFAIIFIDIDRFKRVNDSLGHQAGDQVLATLAQRMETALRAGDTLAHLSGDEFVMLCEEINDPQEIDRLVENLEQAIRQPIHINSHTLTLSASLGVAFSGKQYTQAEHLLRDADIAMYQAKKNGRGKAIVFTPDMHHYAQAVLSLESDLQRAIAQTTDLVTPADELQIYFQPIVRLATGRIQGFEALSRWFHPEQGEISPGDFIELAEQTGLIIPLGKAILRRALHLFAQWSKSQANGQTYSISINISPQQLTEPSFVNEVAAALSDTDMPSSCLHLEITETTMIHNLDVTLRVAQQLQNLGVGLNIDDFGIGYSSLSRIHSLPINALKIDRSFVLGLGEHQPSADIVAAIIALGHSLKLEIIAEGVETLGQCQHLQELGCTYGQGYFFYRPVPLEQIHTQERV; translated from the coding sequence ATGATTCCCGGTCAATTTGAACATTACACCGAACTTTTAGCAAATTATACCGATGATTTAATTTGTATCCATGAGGCCGATGGCACCTACCTCTACCTCACCCCTTCCAGTGAATCCCTTTTGGGGTACCGCCCTGAAGAACTGGTTGGCAAAAGTCCCTACGCCCTATTTCATCCCGATGATTCGGAAAAAGTACGAACCGGTGCTCATCAGCTTTCCTTGCAGGGCGTAACCGATTTAACCATTACCTACCGCATCCGCAAAAAAAACGGTTCCTACATCTGGTTTGAAACCCTGACCCATCCCATTGCCGATGAACGCCATGAGGTCATGTTTCTGATTACCACCTCTCGGGATATTACCCAGCGCAAGCAGGTGGAGGGCCAACTCCAGGCCAGTCAGGAATTACTGGAAGCCTTCTTTAGTCAGTCCCTAGATGGCTGTTTCTTTATGATGCTGGATCGTCCCATCAATTGGGATAACCATATTGATAAAGATGCGATCCTAAACTATGTCTTTGAGCATCAGCGGATTACCCGGGTGAATCAAGCCCTAGCCAAGCAGCATCGCTTACCCCGGGAAGAACTCCTGGGCCTAACTCCCCTGGATTGTTTTGCTGACGATTTAGGAAAGGCGCGACAATTTTGGCGGGCCCTCTTTGATCTGGGCACACTTTATACGGAGCTAGAGTTAAAGCGGCGGGATGGGAGTTCCTTTTGGATTGAAGGGAACTATGTCTGTCTCTACGATGATCAGGGATGTATCCGGGGTCATTTTGCGGTACAGCGGGACATTACCGATCGCCGCCGGATGCAGGGACAACTCGAGCAAAAAAACCAGGAATTAGAGCTATTTTTCAACTCATCCCTCGACCTGTTTACGATCGCTGACACCGAGGGCTATTTTCATCGCCTCAACCAAGAGTGGGAAAATGTTCTCGGCTATGGTTTGGCAGAGCTAACGGGTGTCAGATTTCTTGATTTTGTTCATCCTGAGGATATTGATCAAACAGAAGCGGCCATAGCAACGCTCAAGGAGAATAGCCCCATTCTGAACTTTAGCAATCGCTATCGCTGTAAGGATGGGAGTTATCGCTGGTTGGAATGGCGATCGTTTCCCTTTCAAGGTTTAATTTACGCCTCTGCCCGAGATATTACAGATCAACGGAACTTTGCGCTCCGGCTAGAGACGGCCTATCGGCAAACCAGCGAAATCCTAGAGAGTATGTCTGACAGCTTTTTTGCGGTTGATGCTGATTTTCACATTACCTATGCTAATCAACATTTTTGCGATACCTTCGCCCTAGAGAAAACGGACGTACTCGATCAAAATCTCTGGGATATATTCCCTGGCGCGGTGGGAACCATTTTTGAAGAACAGATCCAACGGGCCCTAAGGGAACAGACGAGCGTTAAATTTGAGGCTCTTTACTCGCCCTTGGAGCGGTGGTTTAGCGTTCAAATCTATACGACACCCACCGGCCTGGCGATCTTTTTTCAAGATGTCAGCGATCGCATCAATGCCAATTTAGCCCTAGAGCGGCGCAATCAACAGGCCGAACTCCTCCTCAACCTAACCCTAGCCATTCGTCAGTCCCTCGACCTGGATGAAGTCCTGCAAACCACCCTGGATGAAATTCGCCATTTACTGGGTATCGATCGCACGATTATTTATAAATTCAATCCCGATTGGTCAGGTATTATCGCCAAGGAATCCGTAAGCCAGCATAAATTTTTACTCCTAGGGCAAGTTTTTAATGATCCCTGCTTTGGGGCGAACTACATTGAACCCTATTGCCAGGGCTGGGTTGTCGCCATTGATGATATTTATACCGCTGAGATGACCGCCTGCTACCGAGAATTTTTGGAGTCTATTCAGGTACGGGCTAACTTAGTGGTCCCGGTCATTCAGGGCGATCGCCTATGGGGGTTACTCCTGTGTCAGCATTGCACTGGGCCCCGCCCCTGGTCACAGGATGAAATCGAACTCCTGCGCCAATTGGGGGAACAACTGGGCATTGCCATTCAGCGGGCCGAGTTAGTTACTGCCCTCAACCAGGAAAAAGAACGCTATCGTCGCGTACTTGAAGCCCAAACCGAACTCCTGTATCGTTGTCGTCCCGATGGTGTGTTGACCTTTGCCAATCCGGCATTCTTCCGTTATGTGGGTTGCCAAAATGACACCTGTGAAATCGGTCATGCCTTTGAGCATCCCTTTGATCAAGTGGATCGAGATCGCTTTGCCCATCACCTCCAAGCCCTAACGATAGAGCATCCCATTCGTACCATTGAATGCAGTGTCACCTTAGCCAATGGCAGCCACCAATGGTATGAATGGACTAATCGAGCCATTTTTGATCCCCAAGGCAACTGCGTGGAGTATCAATGCCTGGGTCGAGATATTACAAAGCAAAAAATCATTGAAGAGCGGCTGATCCATGATGCCCTCCACGATGGTTTGACGGGCCTGCCCAATCGAGTGTTGCTCACCGATCGCCTGATTCAGTGTTGGCAGCGGTATCAACGGCATCAGCGGCAAGAATTCCAACCGTCCTCAAACAAAATTGATTTACCCCCCTATGGCGATCGGTTTGCCATTATTTTCATTGACATCGATCGCTTTAAGCGGGTGAATGATAGCTTAGGGCATCAGGCCGGTGATCAGGTTCTTGCCACCCTGGCCCAACGGATGGAAACGGCCCTGAGAGCGGGGGATACCCTGGCCCACCTCAGTGGTGATGAATTTGTCATGCTTTGCGAAGAAATCAATGATCCCCAGGAGATAGATCGCCTCGTCGAGAACCTAGAACAGGCAATCCGGCAGCCCATTCATATCAATAGTCATACCCTGACCCTGAGTGCAAGTCTGGGGGTTGCCTTTAGTGGGAAACAGTACACTCAAGCAGAGCACCTGCTACGGGATGCGGATATTGCCATGTATCAAGCCAAGAAAAATGGCCGGGGCAAAGCCATTGTGTTTACCCCCGATATGCACCATTACGCCCAAGCGGTCTTGAGTTTAGAAAGTGACCTGCAACGGGCGATCGCCCAAACCACAGATTTAGTAACACCAGCGGATGAACTCCAAATTTATTTTCAACCCATTGTTCGCCTAGCAACGGGTCGCATCCAAGGCTTTGAGGCCCTCAGTCGCTGGTTTCATCCTGAGCAGGGGGAAATTTCTCCCGGTGACTTTATTGAACTGGCGGAACAAACGGGGCTGATCATTCCCCTGGGTAAAGCCATTCTTCGCCGTGCGTTGCATTTATTTGCCCAATGGTCAAAATCCCAGGCGAACGGGCAAACCTATTCCATCAGTATTAATATTTCCCCCCAGCAGTTGACTGAACCTAGCTTTGTCAATGAAGTGGCGGCGGCCCTATCTGACACAGATATGCCCTCCAGTTGTCTCCACCTAGAAATTACCGAAACCACGATGATCCATAACTTGGATGTCACCTTGCGAGTCGCCCAACAATTGCAGAACTTGGGAGTTGGCCTCAATATTGATGATTTTGGCATTGGCTACTCCTCCCTGAGTCGGATCCATAGCTTACCCATTAATGCCCTCAAGATCGATCGCTCCTTTGTTTTGGGTTTAGGGGAGCATCAACCCAGTGCCGATATTGTGGCCGCAATTATTGCCCTTGGCCATAGCTTAAAACTGGAGATTATTGCTGAAGGCGTAGAAACCCTGGGCCAATGCCAGCATTTACAGGAGCTAGGCTGCACCTATGGCCAGGGATATTTCTTTTATCGCCCCGTACCCCTTGAGCAAATCCATACCCAGGAAAGAGTCTAG
- a CDS encoding HhoA/HhoB/HtrA family serine endopeptidase, with protein sequence MAAPQNVRKSVTYLSLMTLGAAATLFAGQFVPTGNLFSASTVAQLPAPIPSGDINFIAQAVEQVGPAVVRIDSSRTVQTRVPAVFNDPFFQEFFGQALPTPPRTREERGQGSGFIISADGVILTNAHVIDGANRVTVTLKDGRNYEGRVMGQDTVTDVAVVKIDAANLPIVRMGDSDRLRPGEWAIAIGNPLGLDNTVTAGIISATGRSSGDVGVPDKRVGFIQTDAAINPGNSGGPLLNQRGEVIGMNTAIIGGAQGLGFAIPIKTAQRIANELIAHGRVDHPFLGIRMANLTPEVRQRLNSNPNNTLRIQEDSGVLIFQIVPNSPAARSGLQPGDVIKKIDGREIAKAEQVQQMVENTNVGDTMQLEIRRSGQTLSVGVQPGPLPAQASR encoded by the coding sequence ATGGCAGCCCCTCAAAACGTGCGTAAATCAGTCACTTACCTGTCTCTGATGACCTTAGGAGCGGCCGCAACCCTGTTTGCTGGTCAATTTGTTCCTACGGGCAATCTTTTTTCCGCCTCTACCGTTGCCCAGCTACCCGCCCCCATCCCCAGTGGGGACATTAATTTTATTGCCCAAGCCGTGGAGCAAGTGGGCCCGGCGGTGGTGCGGATTGATTCATCCCGGACGGTGCAAACCCGTGTCCCCGCCGTTTTTAATGATCCCTTCTTTCAAGAATTTTTTGGTCAGGCCCTACCCACCCCCCCCCGTACTCGGGAAGAACGGGGCCAGGGATCCGGTTTTATTATCAGTGCCGATGGGGTCATTTTGACCAATGCCCATGTCATTGATGGAGCCAATCGCGTTACCGTGACCCTCAAGGATGGTCGCAACTACGAAGGTCGGGTGATGGGTCAAGATACGGTGACAGATGTGGCCGTCGTTAAGATTGATGCGGCTAATTTACCGATTGTGCGTATGGGAGATTCCGATCGCCTCCGCCCTGGAGAATGGGCGATCGCCATTGGCAATCCCTTGGGCTTAGATAACACGGTGACGGCGGGCATTATTAGTGCCACGGGGCGTTCCAGTGGTGATGTGGGGGTTCCCGACAAGCGGGTGGGCTTTATCCAAACCGATGCCGCCATTAACCCCGGAAATTCCGGCGGCCCCTTGCTCAATCAGCGGGGAGAAGTCATTGGTATGAATACGGCAATTATTGGTGGGGCCCAGGGTCTAGGCTTTGCTATTCCCATTAAAACCGCCCAGCGTATCGCCAATGAACTGATTGCCCACGGCCGTGTAGATCACCCCTTCTTGGGTATTCGCATGGCGAACCTAACCCCAGAGGTGCGGCAACGCTTAAATAGTAATCCCAACAATACCCTGCGGATACAGGAAGACTCCGGTGTCCTCATTTTCCAAATTGTGCCCAACTCTCCCGCTGCCCGTTCGGGGTTGCAACCGGGGGATGTGATCAAAAAGATCGACGGCCGGGAGATCGCCAAAGCTGAGCAAGTCCAACAAATGGTTGAGAACACCAATGTGGGTGACACCATGCAACTGGAAATTCGCCGGAGTGGTCAAACCCTGAGTGTCGGTGTCCAACCTGGCCCCCTACCGGCCCAAGCCAGCCGTTAA
- a CDS encoding TIGR03960 family B12-binding radical SAM protein: protein MTVAIESLLTPDINKPARYLGNELGAVHKPWDSADVRWVLTYPEVYEVGASNLGHIILYNILNAQPRQLCDRAYLPARDLAEKLQQTHTPLFAVESKRSLREFDILGFSLSYELGATNILAMLDLAQIPLTWQERQNTSINDIPLIFAGGQTATSNPEPYADFFDFIALGDGEELLPEIGLVLEQGKAAGLSRRDLLLDLAQVPGVYVPQFYEMAADGSVHPLVSDVPPRILRRVSPPMPSYAIGLVPYIQTVHDRLTVEIRRGCTRGCRFCQPGMLTRPARDVDPDQVIDAIETGMRATGYNEFSLLSLSCSDYLALPAVGMEIKNRLKDENISLSLPSQRVDRFDENIAHILGGTRQAGLTFAPEAGTQRLRDIINKGLTNDELLRGVKTAYDQGWNKIKLYFMIGLPGETDGDVLGIAETIRWLKRECWVKGRKPMNFNVTISNFTPKPHTPFQWHSVSTSELERKQALLKAEFRTIKGLKTNFTDVRISAMEDFVGRGDRRLGKVIQRAWELGAREDSWWESLDRAYGAWTEAISEAGLTWKYRQVEAGEWNVFASPSPEDPTSLDALLPWDHLDTGISKTWLKEDLARALEAATVPDCSFDGCSHCGVCGQNFGHNVVVPPQPIPAFVGEHRPPQERVQRLRVWFGKLDSLALISHLDLVRLFDRALRRASLPIAFTGGFHPGPRISPASALPLGMTSRGEIVDFELHQALDLEDFGDRLRAQLPPEIPLYRIAEIPLKDPAATQALETATYELTLNTSHSGDGDNWQRWIQEVLNLRQFDHETITKSGKTKRINLRDRLLDLNLMATDPQLKVSYRGQCRNDGTFLRPEHVVLMLEAITGLDLSLGAVCRTGLDLATPTPEAVDSETVQIVNPIN from the coding sequence TTGACCGTTGCCATTGAATCATTACTGACTCCAGATATTAATAAACCGGCCCGATACCTGGGCAATGAATTAGGGGCTGTGCACAAGCCTTGGGATTCGGCGGACGTGCGCTGGGTGTTGACCTACCCAGAGGTCTACGAAGTGGGAGCCTCAAATCTAGGGCATATCATTCTTTACAACATTTTGAATGCCCAGCCTCGCCAACTGTGCGATCGCGCCTACTTACCCGCAAGGGATCTGGCTGAAAAACTACAACAGACCCACACCCCCCTCTTTGCCGTAGAGTCAAAACGTAGCCTCAGGGAGTTTGACATCCTTGGCTTTAGTCTCAGCTACGAATTGGGAGCCACAAATATCCTGGCCATGCTGGATCTGGCTCAAATTCCCCTCACTTGGCAAGAACGGCAAAATACTTCTATAAATGACATTCCCCTCATTTTTGCGGGAGGCCAAACCGCCACATCCAACCCTGAACCCTATGCGGATTTCTTTGACTTCATTGCCCTAGGGGATGGGGAAGAACTCCTGCCAGAAATTGGCCTCGTCCTAGAGCAGGGGAAAGCGGCGGGGTTAAGTCGGCGGGACTTACTCCTGGATTTAGCCCAAGTACCGGGGGTGTATGTGCCCCAGTTTTACGAGATGGCCGCCGATGGTTCGGTGCATCCTTTAGTATCCGATGTTCCGCCACGGATATTACGCCGGGTGTCCCCCCCCATGCCCAGCTATGCCATTGGTTTAGTACCCTACATCCAAACGGTGCACGATCGCCTGACGGTGGAAATTCGCCGAGGCTGTACGCGGGGCTGTCGTTTTTGTCAGCCAGGAATGCTCACCCGACCGGCCCGAGATGTGGATCCAGACCAAGTGATCGATGCCATTGAAACCGGAATGCGGGCTACGGGCTATAACGAGTTTTCCCTACTGTCCTTGAGTTGCTCCGACTACTTGGCCTTGCCGGCGGTGGGCATGGAAATTAAAAACCGCCTCAAAGATGAAAATATTTCCCTGTCCTTACCCAGTCAGCGGGTGGATCGCTTCGATGAAAATATTGCCCATATTCTGGGGGGAACCCGGCAAGCAGGTCTCACCTTTGCCCCGGAAGCAGGCACACAGCGATTGCGGGATATTATCAACAAGGGGCTAACCAATGACGAACTGTTGCGGGGGGTAAAAACCGCCTACGACCAGGGTTGGAACAAAATCAAGCTCTATTTTATGATTGGCTTACCCGGTGAAACCGATGGGGATGTCCTGGGAATTGCGGAAACGATTCGCTGGCTGAAGCGGGAATGCTGGGTCAAGGGTCGTAAGCCCATGAACTTTAATGTGACCATTTCTAACTTTACGCCCAAGCCCCATACCCCCTTCCAGTGGCATTCGGTCTCCACCAGTGAACTGGAACGGAAACAGGCTCTCCTCAAGGCAGAATTTAGAACCATCAAAGGCTTGAAGACTAACTTCACCGATGTGCGCATCTCCGCCATGGAGGATTTTGTCGGTCGGGGCGATCGCCGTTTAGGCAAGGTGATTCAACGGGCCTGGGAACTGGGGGCGCGGGAAGATTCTTGGTGGGAAAGCCTGGATCGGGCCTACGGAGCCTGGACAGAGGCGATCTCCGAGGCGGGCCTCACCTGGAAATATCGGCAGGTGGAAGCAGGGGAATGGAATGTTTTTGCCAGTCCATCCCCAGAAGACCCCACCAGCTTGGATGCGCTCCTCCCCTGGGATCACCTAGACACCGGCATTAGTAAAACCTGGTTAAAAGAAGACCTAGCCCGGGCCCTAGAGGCCGCCACCGTTCCCGATTGCTCCTTTGACGGTTGTTCCCACTGTGGCGTATGCGGTCAGAATTTTGGTCATAATGTTGTTGTCCCACCCCAACCCATTCCCGCATTTGTCGGCGAACATCGGCCCCCCCAAGAGCGGGTACAACGATTACGGGTGTGGTTTGGCAAATTGGATTCCCTGGCCCTGATTAGCCACTTAGATCTGGTGCGTCTATTTGATCGGGCCTTGCGCCGCGCCAGTTTACCCATTGCCTTTACCGGCGGCTTTCATCCCGGTCCGCGGATTTCTCCGGCCAGTGCCCTTCCCCTAGGGATGACCAGTCGGGGCGAAATTGTGGATTTTGAACTGCACCAAGCCCTTGACCTCGAAGATTTTGGCGATCGCCTGCGGGCCCAACTCCCCCCAGAGATTCCCCTCTATCGCATTGCCGAAATTCCCCTGAAAGATCCCGCCGCTACCCAAGCCCTAGAAACAGCCACCTACGAGCTAACCCTCAACACGTCCCATTCCGGCGATGGGGATAATTGGCAACGCTGGATACAAGAGGTTCTCAATCTCCGCCAGTTTGACCATGAGACCATAACCAAGTCCGGTAAAACCAAACGAATCAACCTGCGCGATCGCCTGTTGGACTTAAATCTCATGGCAACGGATCCCCAATTAAAAGTGAGCTATCGCGGCCAATGTCGCAATGATGGCACCTTTCTCCGCCCCGAACACGTGGTGCTCATGCTAGAAGCTATCACCGGACTGGATCTGAGTTTAGGCGCTGTTTGCCGCACGGGCCTAGATTTAGCAACCCCAACCCCTGAAGCCGTTGATTCTGAAACCGTTCAAATTGTCAATCCCATTAATTAG
- a CDS encoding DUF7305 domain-containing protein has protein sequence MKLPPILRFRKRSSLGSKQRTFGRRSPRNRNRGFTLPMVVGMGLIMIVIALTIISRSQIDKVTSSVQKQTNQAFAIAEGGIARSLGLLNGNYQMFLRLTYNPINPTTNQPYLITRAQAESAGNVNLVGQPNVDSLSFAAQDQWTSPPDPPPCYSGAVLTDIILNGDIGGINTGTYELLAYLYDEVDSAGYLLLRGDVPGSPANAFVMQKINVVDKNIPSNFPGLMAENINLGNNDVLGSVSGNVICTNPANCVVPPASCVNGQPTNAGLRSAVGALSNSVIEGSIAVGAIDRPSVPLPPPIVGSIVDGNEIMPGEGAYNLGSLGNSSVKNYPRTGDEYYTDPETGEEYYAYVINNITLSGTNRLQFNTSNRPVYLFVTGNVSVAGQAGIRNTCSPDSVTCGSPSGMAGLPSGTGTPDRLRLYGNPSDNDNTNDQQITLSGGGTAGSMFIFAPDARVGINGGSSNPDIFGAVWAKEWNGSNSNVAEIQVPDNLPDLLANTGIGASITVARTTEATNWSRLAQY, from the coding sequence ATGAAACTTCCTCCTATTCTTCGCTTCCGTAAACGTTCCTCCTTAGGTTCTAAGCAGCGCACCTTTGGCCGGCGATCGCCCCGGAATCGAAATCGGGGTTTCACGTTGCCCATGGTGGTGGGTATGGGCTTGATCATGATTGTGATTGCCCTGACCATTATTTCGCGATCGCAGATTGATAAAGTCACCTCCAGCGTTCAGAAGCAAACCAACCAAGCTTTTGCCATTGCCGAAGGGGGAATTGCCCGCAGCCTCGGCCTACTCAATGGCAACTATCAAATGTTTTTGCGGCTCACCTATAATCCCATTAACCCCACAACTAACCAGCCCTATCTCATTACCCGCGCTCAAGCAGAAAGTGCAGGCAATGTTAATTTAGTCGGGCAGCCCAATGTCGATTCCCTCTCCTTTGCTGCTCAAGATCAATGGACATCTCCACCAGACCCACCCCCTTGCTACAGTGGAGCCGTTTTGACGGATATTATTCTGAATGGGGATATTGGTGGCATCAATACCGGAACCTACGAGCTTTTAGCCTATCTCTACGATGAGGTGGACAGTGCTGGATACCTACTGCTACGGGGAGATGTGCCCGGGAGTCCGGCCAATGCTTTTGTGATGCAAAAAATTAATGTGGTCGATAAAAATATTCCCTCCAACTTCCCGGGACTGATGGCTGAAAATATTAACCTAGGTAACAACGATGTCTTAGGCTCGGTTTCTGGGAATGTTATTTGTACCAATCCCGCCAACTGCGTTGTGCCACCAGCATCCTGTGTGAATGGTCAGCCTACAAATGCCGGACTACGATCTGCGGTGGGTGCTTTGAGTAATAGTGTCATTGAAGGTTCTATTGCCGTAGGTGCTATTGACCGGCCCTCTGTACCCCTTCCGCCCCCCATTGTTGGTTCCATCGTCGATGGCAATGAAATCATGCCTGGGGAAGGGGCCTATAACCTGGGTAGTCTAGGAAATAGCTCCGTTAAAAACTATCCCCGTACCGGTGATGAATACTATACAGATCCAGAGACGGGCGAGGAATACTATGCCTATGTGATTAACAACATCACCCTTTCTGGAACAAATCGGCTTCAATTTAATACATCGAATCGGCCAGTATATCTGTTTGTAACCGGGAATGTGAGTGTTGCTGGACAAGCAGGGATTCGCAACACCTGTAGTCCCGATAGTGTCACTTGCGGGTCCCCTTCGGGGATGGCTGGACTGCCCTCTGGCACTGGCACCCCCGACCGTCTGCGCCTATATGGCAATCCATCTGACAACGATAATACCAATGATCAACAAATTACCCTGAGTGGTGGTGGAACCGCCGGTAGTATGTTTATCTTTGCCCCCGATGCCCGTGTGGGAATTAATGGCGGTAGTAGTAATCCTGATATTTTTGGGGCGGTCTGGGCGAAGGAATGGAATGGCTCCAACTCCAATGTTGCCGAAATCCAAGTCCCGGACAATCTCCCGGATCTATTAGCCAATACGGGCATTGGTGCCTCTATTACGGTTGCGCGGACAACGGAAGCCACAAATTGGAGTCGCTTGGCGCAATACTAA
- a CDS encoding PulJ/GspJ family protein, with the protein MGSNKMMMHHWQERFTGRSQRGFTLAEVLASILITGAFTVAAFQALIVAAAFQADAKKFSEASNWIQEDLENIKIVAYDLCQTRYVQRQLDQPVLAGNNTITLGFIPNGSPDYAESQPPAGCPFTSATDGLRVGDDLLIGSDAQTNKIASISGNTVTLTQNINSNRSVGARVFARCRAGTQNGGFGAYLQDLLPNLNSSGSKLIVNQTYTMTRTATIRNVAPFEILEVNYRVQNANNNVIAQLSTEVVPNAFFRCP; encoded by the coding sequence ATGGGAAGTAATAAAATGATGATGCACCATTGGCAAGAACGGTTCACGGGGCGATCGCAGCGGGGGTTTACCCTGGCGGAAGTCTTGGCATCAATTTTAATCACGGGGGCGTTTACGGTGGCGGCGTTTCAGGCCCTAATCGTGGCCGCTGCCTTCCAGGCTGATGCCAAGAAATTCTCAGAGGCAAGTAACTGGATCCAGGAGGATCTGGAAAATATTAAAATTGTTGCCTATGATCTGTGTCAAACCCGTTACGTTCAGAGGCAACTGGATCAACCTGTTTTAGCGGGTAACAACACGATTACCTTGGGCTTTATTCCCAATGGTTCACCCGATTATGCAGAGTCCCAACCCCCTGCGGGTTGCCCCTTTACCAGTGCCACCGATGGTCTACGGGTCGGTGATGATTTGCTCATTGGCTCCGATGCCCAGACCAACAAAATTGCCTCTATTTCTGGGAATACCGTGACCCTAACCCAGAATATTAACAGTAACCGTAGTGTGGGGGCGCGGGTCTTTGCCCGATGTCGAGCCGGAACTCAAAATGGCGGTTTTGGAGCCTATCTCCAAGATCTGCTACCCAACCTCAACAGTAGTGGATCAAAGTTGATTGTGAATCAAACCTATACGATGACTCGCACAGCGACGATTCGGAATGTGGCTCCCTTTGAAATTCTAGAAGTGAACTATCGGGTTCAGAACGCCAACAACAACGTGATTGCCCAATTATCGACAGAGGTGGTACCCAATGCATTTTTCCGCTGCCCGTAA